From the genome of Winogradskyella forsetii, one region includes:
- a CDS encoding DUF427 domain-containing protein, giving the protein MKAIWNNKIIAESNDTVVIENNHYFPHESIKEEFFKPSELNSVCPWKGTASYYTIEVDGKQNTDAAWFYPEVSELAKGIKNRVAFWRGVKIED; this is encoded by the coding sequence ATGAAAGCCATTTGGAATAATAAAATAATAGCAGAAAGTAATGATACCGTTGTAATCGAAAACAACCATTATTTCCCACATGAAAGTATAAAGGAAGAGTTCTTTAAACCGAGTGAACTAAATTCTGTATGTCCTTGGAAAGGAACAGCATCATATTACACTATAGAAGTTGATGGGAAACAAAATACAGATGCAGCTTGGTTTTACCCAGAAGTATCAGAATTAGCAAAAGGTATTAAAAATCGAGTCGCATTTTGGCGTGGAGTAAAAATTGAAGACTGA